The proteins below come from a single Oryzomicrobium terrae genomic window:
- a CDS encoding endonuclease/exonuclease/phosphatase family protein yields MMVHELRQELRGLAPDILFLQEVQGQHRHHEARHDAWPAAPQHEFLAEDMWQEAAYGRNVVYDHGHHGNAVLSRFPIVHTHNQDVTHHRFERRGLLHCEIAVPAWEGRSLHCVCVHLSLLGHSRRRQLDLLAGRLEELVPPDAPLIIAGDFNDWRNRANTLLAERLGLHEAFDQGRGKPSRSFPAALPLFRLDRIYVRGFQVADARVHAGRPWSRISDHALLAARLQPNG; encoded by the coding sequence ATGATGGTCCACGAGTTGCGCCAGGAACTGCGCGGCCTGGCGCCGGACATCCTGTTCCTGCAGGAGGTGCAGGGCCAGCACCGCCATCACGAGGCGCGTCACGATGCCTGGCCGGCGGCGCCCCAGCACGAGTTCCTGGCCGAGGATATGTGGCAGGAAGCGGCCTACGGGCGCAACGTGGTCTATGACCACGGCCACCACGGCAACGCCGTGCTGTCCCGCTTTCCCATCGTGCACACCCACAACCAGGACGTGACCCATCACCGCTTCGAGCGGCGCGGCTTGCTCCACTGCGAGATCGCCGTGCCCGCCTGGGAGGGGCGCTCGCTGCACTGCGTATGCGTGCACCTCTCGCTGCTCGGCCACTCGCGCCGCCGCCAGCTCGACCTGCTGGCCGGGCGTCTCGAAGAACTGGTGCCGCCCGACGCTCCCCTGATCATCGCCGGCGATTTCAACGACTGGCGCAACCGGGCCAACACCCTGCTGGCCGAGCGCCTCGGTCTGCACGAGGCCTTCGACCAGGGGCGGGGCAAACCGTCGCGCAGCTTCCCGGCGGCCCTGCCCCTGTTCCGCCTCGACCGCATCTACGTGCGCGGTTTCCAGGTGGCCGATGCCCGGGTCCATGCCGGCCGGCCCTGGTCGCGCATTTCCGACCACGCCCTGCTCGCCGCGCGGCTCCAGCCCAACGGGTAG
- the clsB gene encoding cardiolipin synthase ClsB translates to MEFQPDNRLKLLQCGVEYFPALLAAIDAAEREIFLESYIFADDDVGRAVAAALARAAQRGVLVQVLVDGFGGGEFPRTLAPEMQADGVRVLIYRPEIASLRGRFRLKRHRLRRLHRKLAVIDCQVAFVGGINIESDFNVPGHTAPRYDFAVQVEGPLVAAVRGTMVRVWEIVVWANFRHRYRVGQLDTPAPVASTAAPGQGQRAALLIRDNLRHRRDIPEAYLEAIAAAQQEVVIANAYFLPGRRLRHALMDAAQRGVSVIVLLQGRVEYRLQHYATQALYGALLAAGVRIFEYRASFLHAKVGVVDGVWATVGSANMDPFSLLLAREANVVAHDRPFAAELRERLGEALGEDAREVRANDWRRLGLVARGLRWTAYYMVRIGLSLVGLGDRY, encoded by the coding sequence ATCGAGTTTCAACCCGACAACCGGCTGAAGCTCCTCCAATGCGGGGTGGAATACTTCCCCGCGCTGCTCGCCGCCATCGACGCGGCGGAGCGGGAAATCTTCCTCGAAAGCTACATCTTCGCCGACGACGACGTGGGCCGGGCCGTGGCTGCCGCCCTGGCCCGGGCGGCGCAACGCGGGGTGCTGGTGCAGGTGCTGGTGGATGGCTTCGGCGGCGGCGAATTCCCCCGCACCTTGGCGCCGGAAATGCAGGCCGACGGTGTGCGCGTGCTCATCTATCGGCCCGAGATCGCCAGCCTGCGCGGCCGCTTCCGCCTCAAGCGCCACCGCTTGCGCCGCCTGCACCGCAAGCTGGCGGTGATCGACTGCCAGGTGGCCTTCGTCGGCGGCATCAACATCGAGAGTGACTTCAATGTGCCAGGCCACACCGCGCCGCGCTACGACTTCGCCGTGCAGGTCGAGGGGCCTCTGGTCGCGGCGGTGCGCGGCACCATGGTGCGGGTGTGGGAAATCGTCGTCTGGGCCAACTTCCGCCACCGCTACCGGGTCGGCCAGTTGGATACGCCCGCGCCCGTTGCGTCCACGGCGGCGCCGGGGCAGGGCCAGCGGGCGGCGCTGCTGATCCGCGACAACCTGCGCCATCGCCGCGACATTCCCGAGGCCTACCTGGAGGCCATCGCCGCGGCGCAGCAGGAGGTGGTCATCGCCAACGCCTATTTCCTGCCCGGCCGGCGCTTGCGCCATGCCTTGATGGATGCGGCGCAGCGCGGCGTCAGCGTGATCGTGCTGCTCCAGGGGCGGGTCGAATATCGTCTGCAGCACTATGCCACCCAGGCCCTGTACGGCGCCCTGCTGGCGGCCGGGGTGCGCATCTTCGAATACCGGGCCAGCTTTCTCCACGCCAAGGTCGGCGTGGTGGACGGCGTTTGGGCCACGGTCGGTTCGGCCAACATGGACCCCTTCAGTCTGCTGCTCGCCCGGGAGGCCAACGTGGTGGCGCACGACCGCCCGTTCGCCGCGGAGCTGCGCGAGCGTCTGGGCGAAGCCCTCGGTGAGGACGCCCGGGAGGTGCGGGCCAACGATTGGCGCCGCCTCGGCCTGGTGGCCCGGGGGCTGCGCTGGACGGCCTACTACATGGTGCGCATCGGCCTCTCCCTGGTTGGCTTGGGCGACCGCTACTGA
- the gluQRS gene encoding tRNA glutamyl-Q(34) synthetase GluQRS, producing MPSACPPVDTADAPIAPAPPPRPYVGRFAPSPTGPLHFGSLVAAVGSYLDARSQGGRWLLRVEDVDTPRIVPGAAEGIVRTLEAFGFAWDGEVRWQSAPSQVAAYQAALDALIAAGRAYPCRCTRRAIAAAAQHTSVDGAPVYPGTCRHAPPPPGPAAWRFRLPASGDPADTVTVLDRLQGAITQRLSRDVGDFVLKRADGVYTYQLAVVVDDADQGVTDVVRGADLIDSTPRQVALQRALGLPTPAYLHLPVAANAAGEKLSKQTLAPALAIDQRCRELVRALAFLGQQPPAELAEARLDELWQWARRHWSVARVPARRHLVLTEELTGTDPTPAPEGNLHNIPAERRAE from the coding sequence ATGCCGTCCGCCTGCCCTCCCGTCGACACTGCCGACGCCCCCATCGCGCCCGCGCCCCCTCCCCGCCCCTACGTCGGGCGCTTTGCCCCATCGCCCACCGGCCCCCTGCATTTCGGCTCCCTGGTGGCGGCCGTGGGCAGCTACCTGGACGCCCGAAGCCAAGGCGGCCGTTGGTTGCTGCGCGTCGAGGACGTGGACACGCCGCGCATCGTGCCCGGCGCGGCGGAAGGCATCGTGCGCACCCTGGAAGCCTTCGGCTTCGCCTGGGATGGGGAGGTGCGCTGGCAAAGCGCGCCATCCCAGGTGGCGGCCTACCAGGCGGCCCTCGACGCCCTGATCGCCGCCGGCCGCGCCTACCCCTGCCGCTGCACGCGCCGCGCCATCGCCGCCGCCGCGCAGCACACGTCGGTGGACGGAGCGCCGGTCTATCCCGGCACCTGTCGCCATGCCCCGCCGCCCCCCGGTCCGGCGGCCTGGCGCTTTCGCCTCCCCGCCAGCGGCGATCCGGCCGATACGGTCACGGTGCTCGACCGCCTGCAGGGCGCCATCACCCAGCGCCTCTCCCGGGATGTGGGCGACTTCGTGCTGAAGCGGGCCGACGGGGTATACACCTACCAGCTGGCCGTGGTGGTGGACGATGCCGACCAGGGGGTCACCGACGTGGTGCGCGGCGCCGACCTGATCGACTCGACACCGCGCCAGGTGGCCCTGCAACGGGCGCTGGGGCTGCCCACACCGGCCTACCTGCACCTGCCGGTGGCAGCCAACGCCGCCGGGGAAAAGCTCTCCAAGCAGACCCTGGCCCCGGCCCTGGCCATCGATCAGCGTTGCCGCGAACTGGTTCGCGCTCTGGCCTTTCTCGGCCAGCAGCCCCCCGCCGAACTGGCCGAGGCCCGCCTGGACGAACTCTGGCAATGGGCGCGGCGCCACTGGTCGGTGGCTCGCGTGCCGGCCCGGCGGCACCTCGTCTTGACGGAAGAATTGACGGGCACCGACCCGACCCCCGCGCCAGAAGGCAATCTCCACAACATACCCGCGGAAAGGCGCGCGGAATAA
- a CDS encoding TRAP transporter large permease gives MMDFIAQNMAPIMFGCLVLFMLFGYPVAFALAANGIIFGWIGIELGLLHPALFQAMPERIFGIMNNDTLLAIPFFTFMGLILERSGMAEDLLDTIGQLFGPIRGGLAYAVIFVGALLAATTGVVAASVISMGLISLPIMMRYGYDTRLASGVIAASGTLAQIIPPSLVLIVMADALGRSVGDMYEAALIPGLVLTGLYVSYVLIVTLIKPSAAPALPAEARTKHGMKLFVHAMLVMVPPLLLIFLVLGTIFLGIATPTEGGAMGAAGALIMAMLRKRLSWALLKQAMEATARLTTFVVFILVGARVFSLTFYGVDGHIWVEHLLTDLPGGQIGFLIVVNVLVFFLAFFLDFFELAFIVVPLLGPVAEKLGIDLIWFGVLLGVNMQTSFMHPPFGFALFYLRSVAPKSVKTTDIYWGAVPFVLIQIIMVALIIVFPNIASYGEGHDVFHSKQTEEAPLELQLNLEDDPNAQGGQQDDNALLKQLQGGDSKDGESK, from the coding sequence CTGATGGACTTCATCGCCCAAAACATGGCGCCGATCATGTTCGGCTGCCTGGTGCTGTTCATGCTGTTCGGCTACCCGGTGGCCTTCGCCCTGGCCGCCAACGGCATCATCTTCGGCTGGATCGGCATCGAACTCGGCCTGCTCCACCCGGCCCTGTTCCAAGCCATGCCGGAGCGCATCTTCGGCATCATGAACAACGACACGTTGCTCGCCATCCCGTTCTTCACCTTCATGGGCCTCATCCTGGAGCGTTCGGGGATGGCCGAGGATCTGCTCGACACCATCGGCCAGCTGTTCGGCCCGATCCGCGGCGGCCTGGCCTACGCGGTGATCTTCGTCGGCGCCCTGCTGGCGGCGACCACCGGCGTGGTGGCGGCCTCGGTGATCTCCATGGGCCTGATCTCCCTGCCGATCATGATGCGCTACGGCTACGACACCCGTCTGGCCTCCGGCGTGATCGCCGCCTCGGGCACCCTGGCTCAGATCATCCCGCCGTCCCTGGTGCTGATCGTGATGGCCGATGCCCTCGGCCGCTCGGTGGGCGACATGTACGAAGCCGCCCTGATCCCGGGTCTGGTCCTCACCGGCCTGTATGTGAGCTACGTGCTGATCGTCACCCTGATCAAGCCCAGCGCCGCCCCGGCCCTGCCGGCGGAAGCCCGCACCAAGCACGGCATGAAGCTGTTCGTGCATGCCATGCTGGTGATGGTGCCGCCGCTGCTGCTGATCTTCCTGGTGCTCGGCACGATCTTCCTCGGCATCGCCACCCCCACCGAGGGCGGCGCCATGGGGGCCGCCGGCGCCCTGATCATGGCCATGCTACGCAAGCGCCTGTCCTGGGCCCTGCTCAAGCAGGCCATGGAAGCCACCGCCCGCCTGACCACCTTCGTGGTGTTCATCCTGGTCGGCGCCCGGGTGTTCTCCCTGACCTTCTACGGCGTCGATGGCCACATCTGGGTCGAGCACCTGCTCACCGACCTGCCCGGCGGCCAGATCGGCTTCCTGATCGTGGTGAACGTGCTGGTCTTCTTCCTGGCCTTCTTCCTCGACTTCTTCGAGCTGGCCTTCATCGTCGTGCCGCTGCTCGGCCCGGTGGCGGAAAAGCTGGGCATCGACCTGATCTGGTTCGGCGTGCTGCTCGGGGTGAACATGCAGACCTCGTTCATGCACCCGCCCTTCGGCTTCGCCCTGTTCTACCTGCGTTCGGTGGCGCCGAAGTCGGTCAAGACCACCGACATCTACTGGGGTGCCGTACCCTTCGTGCTGATCCAGATCATCATGGTGGCGCTGATCATCGTCTTCCCCAACATCGCCAGCTACGGCGAGGGCCACGACGTGTTCCACAGCAAGCAGACCGAAGAGGCGCCGCTGGAACTGCAGCTCAACCTGGAGGACGACCCCAACGCCCAGGGCGGCCAGCAGGACGACAATGCCCTGCTCAAGCAGCTACAGGGCGGCGACAGCAAGGACGGCGAGAGCAAATAA
- a CDS encoding TRAP transporter small permease subunit, which translates to MNVLLKLSRLIDALNERVGRSMIWLILLSVIISAGNAVVRKAFNYSSNWLLEIQWYMFAAVFLLCAGYALKHNAHVRIDVIAGRFSHRSQAWIDIIGTIVFLMPMALITLWLSWPFFLLALNTGEMSSNPGGLIRWPVKMLVPLGFALLVLQGVSELIKRIGYLQGLVDDPYAKDEGPSAEEQLAAHIKATKGEVV; encoded by the coding sequence GTGAACGTCCTGCTCAAGCTGTCGCGTCTGATCGACGCGCTCAATGAGCGTGTCGGCCGGAGCATGATCTGGCTGATTCTGCTCTCGGTCATCATCAGCGCCGGCAACGCCGTGGTCCGCAAGGCCTTCAACTACAGCTCGAACTGGCTGCTGGAAATCCAGTGGTACATGTTCGCGGCGGTGTTCCTGCTCTGCGCCGGCTACGCCCTCAAGCACAACGCCCACGTGCGTATCGACGTCATCGCCGGGCGTTTTTCGCACCGTTCCCAGGCCTGGATCGACATCATTGGCACCATCGTCTTCCTGATGCCGATGGCACTGATCACCCTGTGGCTGTCCTGGCCCTTCTTCCTGCTTGCGCTCAATACCGGCGAAATGTCGTCCAACCCGGGCGGCCTGATCCGCTGGCCGGTGAAGATGCTCGTCCCCCTCGGTTTCGCCCTCCTGGTCCTGCAAGGCGTCTCGGAACTGATCAAGCGCATCGGCTACCTCCAGGGCCTGGTCGACGACCCCTACGCCAAGGATGAAGGCCCCAGCGCCGAAGAACAATTGGCCGCCCACATCAAGGCCACCAAAGGGGAGGTCGTCTGA
- a CDS encoding histidine phosphatase family protein, which yields MVAPFFTEICVVRHGETTWNTQKRLQGHRDIPLNATGEQQARAAGRHLARLHGDRPFTQLISSDLGRAARTAALIGEALPGLPQQRHAALRERCYGAFEGLTYDEARLAYPEAYRAFEQRLPEVAMPQGGESLVDFQRRVVACLERLAVAHAGERLILVTHGGVLDILNRFARGLPLSSPRDFLIPNAGLNWLGREGGEAGQWRIGPWGETAHLAAVSLDELPG from the coding sequence ATGGTTGCTCCTTTTTTCACTGAGATCTGTGTCGTGCGTCACGGCGAAACCACCTGGAATACGCAAAAGCGTCTCCAGGGCCATCGCGACATTCCCCTCAATGCCACCGGGGAGCAGCAGGCCCGGGCGGCAGGCCGCCATCTGGCGCGCCTGCACGGGGATCGGCCGTTTACCCAATTGATTTCCAGCGACCTGGGGCGTGCGGCGCGCACCGCCGCCCTGATCGGCGAAGCCTTGCCGGGGTTGCCCCAACAGCGCCATGCCGCCCTGCGCGAGCGCTGCTACGGTGCCTTTGAAGGGCTGACCTACGACGAGGCGCGGCTGGCCTATCCGGAGGCCTACCGGGCGTTCGAGCAGCGCCTCCCCGAGGTGGCGATGCCCCAGGGCGGGGAGAGCCTGGTGGACTTCCAGCGGCGGGTGGTGGCCTGCCTGGAACGGCTGGCGGTGGCCCATGCCGGCGAGCGGCTGATCCTGGTCACCCACGGCGGCGTGCTCGACATCCTCAACCGTTTCGCCCGGGGGCTGCCGTTGTCGTCGCCCCGGGATTTCCTCATTCCCAACGCCGGTCTGAACTGGCTGGGCCGCGAGGGGGGCGAAGCAGGGCAATGGCGCATCGGACCGTGGGGCGAGACGGCCCACCTGGCGGCGGTCAGTCTCGACGAACTGCCGGGCTGA
- the glyA gene encoding serine hydroxymethyltransferase yields MFSAHDTLAKVDPELWQAIEAENRRQQDHIELIASENYVSHAVMEAQGSQLTNKYAEGYPGKRYYGGCEYVDVAEQLAIDRLKKLFGAEAANVQPNSGSQANQAVLMAFAKPGDTIMGMSLAEGGHLTHGMALNMSGKWFNVVSYGLNEKEEIDYDKMEALAREHKPRIIVAGASAYALRIDFERFAKIAKEVGAIFWVDMAHYAGLIAAGYYPNPVPFADVVTSTTHKTLRGPRGGVILMKAEHEKALNSAIFPGLQGGPLMHVIAAKAVAFKEAASPEFKKYQEQVINNARVMAKVLGEERGLRIVSGRTESHVFLIDLRAKKITGKEAEAALGKAHITVNKNGIPNDPEKPFVTSGIRIGSPAMTTRGFTEIEAEQIAHLVADVLDAPNDEAVLERVRGDVAKLCGKFPVYSA; encoded by the coding sequence ATGTTCTCCGCGCACGACACCCTGGCGAAAGTGGATCCCGAACTCTGGCAGGCGATTGAAGCTGAAAATCGCCGTCAACAGGACCACATCGAGCTGATTGCTTCTGAAAACTACGTTTCCCACGCGGTGATGGAAGCCCAGGGCTCCCAGCTCACCAACAAGTATGCCGAAGGTTATCCCGGCAAGCGCTACTACGGCGGCTGTGAGTACGTGGACGTGGCCGAGCAGCTCGCCATCGACCGCCTGAAGAAGCTGTTCGGCGCCGAAGCCGCCAACGTGCAGCCCAATTCCGGCTCCCAGGCCAACCAGGCCGTGCTGATGGCCTTCGCCAAGCCCGGCGACACCATCATGGGCATGAGCCTGGCCGAAGGCGGACACCTCACCCACGGCATGGCCCTCAACATGTCCGGCAAGTGGTTCAACGTCGTCTCCTACGGTCTCAACGAGAAGGAAGAGATCGACTACGACAAGATGGAAGCCCTGGCCCGCGAGCACAAGCCGCGCATCATCGTCGCCGGTGCCTCCGCCTACGCCCTGCGCATCGACTTCGAGCGCTTCGCCAAGATCGCCAAGGAAGTCGGCGCCATCTTCTGGGTGGACATGGCCCACTACGCCGGCCTGATCGCCGCCGGCTACTACCCGAACCCGGTGCCCTTCGCCGACGTGGTCACCTCCACCACCCACAAGACCCTGCGCGGTCCCCGTGGCGGTGTGATCCTGATGAAGGCCGAGCACGAAAAGGCCCTCAACTCCGCCATCTTCCCCGGCCTGCAAGGCGGCCCCCTGATGCACGTCATCGCCGCCAAGGCCGTGGCCTTCAAGGAAGCCGCTTCCCCCGAGTTCAAGAAGTACCAGGAGCAGGTGATCAACAACGCCCGCGTCATGGCCAAGGTGCTGGGTGAAGAGCGCGGCCTGCGCATCGTCTCCGGCCGTACCGAGTCCCACGTCTTCCTGATCGACCTGCGCGCCAAGAAGATCACCGGCAAGGAAGCCGAAGCCGCCTTGGGCAAGGCTCACATCACGGTCAACAAGAACGGCATCCCCAACGATCCGGAAAAGCCCTTCGTCACCTCCGGTATCCGCATTGGTTCCCCGGCCATGACCACCCGTGGCTTCACCGAGATCGAAGCCGAGCAGATCGCCCACCTGGTGGCCGACGTGCTCGACGCGCCGAACGACGAAGCGGTGCTGGAGCGGGTGCGCGGCGACGTGGCCAAGCTCTGCGGCAAGTTCCCGGTCTACAGCGCCTGA
- the nrdR gene encoding transcriptional regulator NrdR — MKCPFCGAPETAVVDTRLNEDGDQVRRRRRCLTCDKRFTTFERADIRMPQVVKRNGTRVDYDREKLVASMALALRKRPVTAASVDEAIARIETRLLAFGDREVTAEQLGEMVMHELKKLDKVAYIRFASVYRNFEDLGEFSRVIREVSKADPNNGLAGAKDGAPKRTRENS; from the coding sequence ATGAAGTGTCCCTTCTGCGGAGCGCCGGAAACGGCGGTGGTCGATACCCGTCTCAATGAGGACGGGGATCAGGTGCGCCGCCGCCGCCGCTGCCTGACCTGCGACAAGCGTTTCACCACCTTCGAGCGGGCGGATATCCGCATGCCCCAGGTGGTCAAGCGCAACGGCACCCGGGTCGACTACGACCGGGAAAAGCTGGTGGCGAGCATGGCCCTGGCCCTGCGCAAGCGGCCGGTGACCGCCGCCTCGGTGGATGAGGCCATCGCCCGCATCGAAACCCGCCTGCTCGCCTTCGGCGACCGGGAGGTGACCGCCGAGCAACTCGGTGAGATGGTCATGCACGAACTGAAGAAGCTCGACAAGGTGGCCTACATCCGCTTCGCTTCGGTTTATCGTAACTTCGAGGATCTGGGCGAGTTTTCCCGGGTCATCCGCGAAGTCTCCAAGGCCGACCCCAACAACGGCCTGGCCGGCGCCAAGGACGGCGCGCCCAAGCGCACCCGCGAGAACAGCTGA
- the ribD gene encoding bifunctional diaminohydroxyphosphoribosylaminopyrimidine deaminase/5-amino-6-(5-phosphoribosylamino)uracil reductase RibD, with the protein MTMPPPTPASAFSAADHAYMARALRLAEQGLWTTSPNPRVGCVLVRDGRVVGEGWHQRAGEPHAEVHALRAAGAQARGATAYVTLEPCSHHGRTPPCADALVAAGVVRVVAAMRDPNPLVAGRGLLRLQEAGIATAAGLLDAAARELNIGFVARMERGRPWVRVKLASSLDGRTALANGKSQWITGPEARRDGHRYRARACAVLTGIGTVKDDDPRLSVRDVATSRQPWKVVVDSRLEISPQAALFDGGPVLVACAVDLAARPEAVAALAAAGGEVLSLPNAAGKVDLAALLDELGRRGVNELHVESGFKLAGSFVREGLADELLLYQAPTLLGDTASGLLTLPELADLAGQRRLTVVDRRQVGVDTRILARFA; encoded by the coding sequence ATGACGATGCCACCCCCGACGCCCGCTTCCGCCTTTTCCGCCGCCGACCACGCCTACATGGCCCGGGCCTTGCGCTTGGCTGAGCAGGGGCTGTGGACCACCTCGCCCAATCCCCGGGTGGGGTGCGTATTGGTGCGTGACGGTCGCGTGGTGGGCGAAGGCTGGCATCAGCGGGCCGGCGAGCCCCATGCCGAAGTCCATGCCTTGCGCGCCGCCGGGGCCCAGGCCCGGGGCGCCACGGCCTACGTCACCCTGGAGCCCTGTTCCCACCACGGCCGCACCCCGCCCTGTGCCGATGCCCTGGTGGCCGCCGGCGTGGTCCGGGTGGTGGCGGCGATGCGCGACCCCAATCCCCTGGTGGCCGGTCGCGGCCTGCTCCGTTTGCAGGAGGCGGGTATCGCCACCGCGGCCGGCTTGCTCGATGCGGCGGCGCGGGAACTGAACATCGGCTTCGTCGCGCGCATGGAGCGGGGCCGGCCCTGGGTGCGGGTCAAACTGGCGTCCAGCCTGGACGGGCGCACCGCCCTGGCCAATGGCAAAAGCCAGTGGATCACCGGCCCGGAGGCCCGCCGCGACGGCCACCGCTACCGCGCCCGGGCCTGCGCCGTGCTCACCGGCATCGGCACGGTCAAGGACGACGACCCGCGCCTGTCGGTGCGCGACGTGGCCACCTCCCGCCAGCCATGGAAGGTAGTGGTGGACAGTCGCCTGGAGATTTCCCCCCAGGCGGCCCTGTTCGACGGCGGCCCGGTGCTGGTGGCGTGCGCCGTGGATCTGGCGGCCCGCCCCGAAGCGGTGGCGGCGTTGGCGGCAGCGGGCGGCGAGGTGCTCAGCCTGCCCAACGCCGCCGGCAAGGTGGACTTGGCGGCGCTGCTGGACGAACTGGGTCGGCGCGGCGTCAATGAGTTGCACGTGGAATCCGGCTTCAAGCTGGCCGGCTCCTTCGTGCGCGAGGGGCTGGCCGACGAACTGCTCCTCTACCAGGCCCCGACCCTGCTCGGCGACACTGCCAGCGGCCTGCTGACCCTGCCCGAACTCGCCGATCTGGCCGGCCAACGCCGCCTGACGGTGGTGGATCGGCGCCAGGTGGGCGTCGACACGCGCATCCTCGCCCGCTTCGCCTGA
- a CDS encoding HesA/MoeB/ThiF family protein — protein sequence MTDAELVRYSRHILLNEIGVEGQERIRQGQVLIVGAGGLGSPASLYLAAAGVGTLTLADGDTVDLTNLQRQILHREDRVGQAKAESGRQTLAALNPDVALRALNQRLVGEALDAEVARADVVLDCCDNFATRHAVNRACVAAGVPLVSGAAVRFDGQLSVFDPRQDASPCYHCLFPEGEDVEEVRCAVMGVFAPLTGIIGTLQAAEALKLLAGCGEPLVGKLQLFDGLTSQWRTVRVPRDPACPVCGPRGR from the coding sequence ATGACCGACGCCGAACTCGTTCGCTACAGCCGCCACATCCTCCTCAACGAAATCGGCGTCGAAGGCCAGGAACGCATCCGCCAGGGGCAGGTGCTGATCGTCGGCGCCGGCGGGCTGGGCAGCCCGGCCTCTCTCTACCTGGCTGCCGCCGGTGTCGGCACCCTGACCCTGGCCGACGGCGATACGGTGGACCTGACCAACCTGCAGCGCCAGATCCTGCACCGGGAGGACCGGGTCGGCCAGGCCAAGGCCGAATCCGGCCGGCAGACCCTGGCCGCCCTCAACCCGGACGTGGCGTTGCGCGCCCTCAACCAGCGCCTGGTCGGCGAAGCTCTGGACGCCGAAGTGGCCCGGGCCGACGTGGTGCTCGATTGCTGCGACAACTTCGCCACCCGCCATGCCGTCAATCGCGCCTGCGTCGCCGCCGGCGTGCCGCTGGTCTCGGGCGCGGCGGTGCGCTTCGACGGCCAACTGAGCGTGTTCGACCCGCGCCAGGACGCGAGCCCCTGTTATCACTGCCTGTTCCCCGAGGGCGAGGACGTGGAAGAAGTACGTTGCGCGGTGATGGGGGTGTTCGCCCCCCTGACCGGCATCATCGGCACCCTGCAGGCCGCCGAGGCCCTCAAGCTGCTGGCCGGCTGCGGCGAACCGCTGGTAGGTAAATTACAGCTCTTCGACGGGCTGACCTCACAATGGCGCACCGTGCGCGTCCCCCGGGACCCGGCGTGCCCGGTGTGCGGACCGCGGGGGCGCTGA